From a single Drosophila sulfurigaster albostrigata strain 15112-1811.04 chromosome 3, ASM2355843v2, whole genome shotgun sequence genomic region:
- the LOC133845986 gene encoding proton-coupled amino acid transporter-like protein CG1139 produces MSKNGHNNPGFVSDHVDNIKQQSANKYSLELAEKGASKAAKDPDYNPYEHRKVPHPTTNWETLFHLLKGSLGTGILAMPNAFRNSGYVTGSIGTIVIGIICTYCIHQLVKAEYELCRRKRVPSMNYPAVAESALYEGPGFFKCCAPYIGTVVNVFLLIYQLGTCCVYVVFVASNIKSIVDAVYDTNMDVRLCMIIILVPLILINWVRQLKYLAPFSTLANLITMVSFAIICYYIFREPISTEGKDAVGKIENFPLFFGTVLFALEAIGVILPLENEMKTPHKFGGSCGVLNVSMVWIVFLYVGMGLFGYLNYGADVLGSITLNLPQHEIPAQIVKGMLAFAIYITHGLACYVAIDITWNDYVGKKLGPQRNKLFWEYAVRTGLVLITFLLAVAIPNLELFISLFGALCLSALGLAFPALIQICTHWYETSGLSKAWLLLSNFVLIIVGILGLIIGTYTSLKEIVLTFTE; encoded by the exons ATGAGTAAAAATGGACACAACAATCCGGGGTTTGTCAGCGATCATGTGGACAACATCAAGCAGCAGAGCGCCAATAAATACTCGCTTGAGTTGGCGGAAAAAGGTGCCAGCAAGGCGGCCAAGGATCCCGACTACAATCCTTACGAACATCGCAAAGTTCCGCATCCCACAAC caACTGGGAAACACTTTTCCATCTGCTGAAGGGATCGCTGGGCACTGGCATCCTGGCCATGCCAAATGCCTTCCGCAATTCTGGCTACGTCACTGGCTCCATAGGCACCATTGTGATTGGCATCATCTGCACCTACTGCATACATCAGTTGGTCAAGGCAGAGTATGAGTTGTGTCGTCGCAAGCGA GTGCCCAGCATGAACTATCCCGCTGTGGCGGAGTCAGCACTCTACGAGGGTCCGGGCTTCTTCAAGTGCTGTGCTCCCTACATTGGCACTGTGGTGAATGTCTTTCTGCTCATCTATCAACTGGGCACATGCTGTGTCTATGTCGTCTTCGTGGCGTCCAACATCAAGTCCATTGTGGATGCAGTGTATGACACAAATATGGATGTGCGTCTCTGCATGATCATCATCTTGGTGCCTTTGATACTCATCAACTGGGTGCGTCAACTCAAGTATCTGGCTCCCTTCTCCACGCTGGCCAACCTCATAACCATGGTCTCCTTTGCCATCATCTGCTACTACATATTCCGTGAACCCATCTCCACAGAGGGCAAGGATGCTGTTGGCAAGATCGAGAACTTCCCATTGTTTTTTGGCACTGTGCTGTTCGCCTTGGAGGCCATTGGTGTCATTCTGCCGCTGGAGAACGAGATGAAGACGCCACACAAGTTTGGCGGTTCTTGTGGCGTGCTCAATGTGTCCATGGTGTGGATTGTGTTCCTCTATGTGGGCATGGGTCTGTTTGGCTACCTCAACTACGGCGCCGACGTCTTGGGTTCCATCACCCTGAATCTGCCACAGCACGAGAT TCCAGCACAGATCGTGAAAGGCATGCTGGCATTTGCCATCTACATCACTCACGGCTTGGCCTGCTACGTGGCCATTGACATCACCTGGAACGATTATGTGGGCAAGAAGCTGGGCCCACAACGCAACAAGCTGTTCTGGGAGTACGCTGTGCGCACTGGATTGGTGCTCATCACTT TTCTGCTGGCTGTTGCTATTCCCAATCTGGAGCTGTTCATTTCGCTGTTTGGTGCTCTCTGCTTATCCGCTCTGGGCTTGGCTTTCCCAGCTCTGATTCAGATCTGCACGCATTGGTATGAGACGAGTGGCTTAAGCAAGGCCTGGTTGCTGTTGA GCAACTTTGTGCTGATTATTGTGGGCATTCTTGGCCTGATAATTGGCACTTATACTTCTCTGAAGGAGATCGTCCTCACATTCACCGAATAA